The bacterium genome has a segment encoding these proteins:
- a CDS encoding CocE/NonD family hydrolase, with product MKRRTFFLCIISVVFFLTTISTFRVSSVYGRENYPVRFEDTVFITSSDGTKLATQIARPDIAGKVPAVIYRSPYGSDWMKKTMEDYARRGYACVCQDTRGRYASEGYFDPFVHDISDGEATLNWVRSQPWSNGVVGAVGHSYVGFTALYLTAGKAAPPVAVVAHNPVAIPSGGLFTGGAMNHHFDYYWALLVDGKTQDLDYMYTLDWNRLFSLLPLRDAHRGVNKEIGYYRTWLEWANGSFGKGLLPDPSMISGDKTAFLLVGGWFDLFCNDVIRLYGRLNSAGSQKRVKLIIGPFDHSLSPPPECDMVFGDWSSLDISAIMSQWMDRWVLKDDNGVEKEPSVRYFLLGENRWVSSDTWPPSDVRTESFYLRSAGSANTSSGTGRLDAEKPVDEPYDRFQYDPGNPVPTVGGILCCLRPMTKAGPMDQAEVETRADVLVYTTGELTEDITIAGPVLLELYAATGARDTDFTGKLVDVFPDGKALNITDGIIRARFRDGGGEPRFIKPGAVGLYRIELGNTANTFLKGHRIRLEVASSNFPRFDRNLNTGGPIGTEDAWVTAEQTVFHDKARPSRLVLPVMGNR from the coding sequence AGGCCCGACATCGCGGGGAAGGTTCCGGCGGTCATATACCGTTCCCCCTATGGTTCCGACTGGATGAAAAAAACGATGGAAGACTATGCCCGGCGTGGATATGCATGTGTATGTCAGGATACACGCGGGCGGTATGCTTCGGAGGGGTATTTCGATCCGTTCGTTCATGACATCTCCGATGGCGAGGCCACATTGAACTGGGTTCGTTCACAGCCGTGGTCGAACGGTGTTGTTGGTGCAGTCGGCCATTCGTACGTAGGATTCACCGCTCTCTATCTTACCGCAGGGAAGGCTGCGCCGCCTGTTGCCGTGGTTGCCCACAATCCTGTTGCGATACCCTCCGGCGGACTCTTTACCGGCGGAGCGATGAACCACCACTTCGACTATTACTGGGCGCTGCTTGTCGACGGGAAAACACAGGATCTGGATTACATGTACACACTCGACTGGAATCGTCTTTTCAGCCTTCTGCCGCTCCGGGATGCACACAGGGGTGTGAACAAGGAAATCGGGTATTACCGTACATGGCTCGAATGGGCCAACGGCTCGTTCGGGAAGGGCTTGCTCCCCGATCCTTCCATGATTTCGGGCGATAAGACCGCTTTTCTCCTCGTCGGCGGATGGTTCGACCTTTTCTGCAACGATGTTATCAGGCTTTACGGGCGGCTTAACAGCGCCGGTTCGCAAAAGCGGGTGAAGCTCATTATCGGGCCGTTCGATCACAGTCTCAGCCCTCCGCCGGAATGCGATATGGTGTTTGGCGACTGGTCATCGCTCGACATCTCGGCGATTATGAGTCAATGGATGGACCGGTGGGTACTCAAGGACGATAACGGTGTTGAAAAAGAGCCTTCGGTCAGGTATTTCCTTCTGGGCGAGAACCGCTGGGTGTCTTCGGATACCTGGCCGCCGTCGGATGTCCGCACGGAATCGTTCTATCTCCGGAGCGCGGGTTCGGCTAACACGTCTTCGGGCACGGGGCGCCTGGACGCGGAAAAACCGGTGGATGAACCGTACGACCGTTTTCAGTACGATCCCGGCAATCCCGTTCCCACCGTGGGGGGAATACTCTGCTGTCTCAGGCCGATGACCAAAGCCGGGCCGATGGATCAGGCCGAGGTGGAAACGAGGGCTGATGTTCTCGTTTATACAACCGGCGAGCTTACCGAAGATATCACGATTGCCGGTCCCGTCTTGCTGGAGCTCTATGCCGCAACGGGCGCCCGTGACACCGATTTCACCGGTAAGCTCGTCGATGTATTCCCTGATGGTAAAGCGCTGAACATCACGGACGGCATCATCAGGGCACGTTTCAGGGACGGCGGAGGCGAGCCGCGGTTTATAAAACCCGGCGCAGTCGGACTGTACCGTATCGAACTGGGCAATACCGCCAACACATTCCTGAAAGGGCACCGCATCAGGCTCGAAGTGGCGTCGTCGAACTTCCCCCGGTTCGACCGTAACCTCAATACCGGCGGCCCGATAGGAACGGAAGACGCATGGGTCACCGCGGAACAGACAGTATTTCATGACAAAGCTCGGCCTTCACGGCTTGTTCTGCCGGTCATGGGAAACCGGTGA